The proteins below come from a single Streptococcus canis genomic window:
- a CDS encoding ABC transporter permease — translation MNFLTKKNRILLREMVKTDFKLRYQGSFIGHLWSILKPMLLFTIMYLVFVRFLKFDDGTPHYAVSLLLGMVTWNFFTEATNMGMLSIVSRGDLLRKINFPKEIIVISSVVGASINYFINILVVFAFALINGVQPSFGVFILIPLFVELFLFATGVAFILATLFVKYRDMGPIWEVMLQAGMYGTPIIYSITYIIQRGHLGIAKVMMMNPLAQIIQELRHFIVYRGATINWEIFEHKVFTLIPILLSLSAFVIGYVIFKRNAKKFAEIL, via the coding sequence ATGAATTTTTTAACAAAGAAAAACCGTATTTTACTGAGAGAAATGGTAAAAACGGATTTTAAATTACGCTATCAGGGGAGTTTTATTGGACATCTGTGGTCTATTTTAAAACCAATGTTGCTCTTTACCATCATGTACTTAGTTTTTGTACGTTTTTTGAAGTTTGATGATGGAACACCTCATTATGCAGTTAGTTTACTTCTAGGCATGGTGACTTGGAATTTCTTTACGGAAGCAACCAATATGGGCATGCTTTCCATTGTTTCAAGGGGTGATTTACTTCGTAAGATTAATTTTCCAAAAGAAATTATTGTCATTTCATCAGTTGTAGGAGCAAGCATTAACTATTTTATTAATATTTTAGTGGTATTTGCTTTTGCTTTAATTAATGGTGTGCAACCCAGTTTTGGTGTTTTTATTTTGATTCCATTGTTCGTTGAGCTTTTCTTGTTTGCAACAGGAGTTGCCTTTATTTTGGCGACTTTATTTGTCAAATACCGTGACATGGGACCTATCTGGGAAGTTATGCTTCAGGCAGGCATGTACGGAACACCTATTATCTATTCTATTACCTATATTATCCAAAGAGGTCATCTAGGGATTGCCAAGGTAATGATGATGAACCCTCTAGCTCAGATTATCCAAGAACTACGCCATTTTATTGTGTACCGTGGAGCAACCATTAATTGGGAGATTTTTGAACATAAAGTTTTCACTCTTATTCCGATTTTGCTCTCGTTAAGTGCCTTTGTCATTGGTTATGTTATTTTCAAACGAAATGCTAAGAAATTTGCGGAGATTCTTTAA